The proteins below come from a single Aegilops tauschii subsp. strangulata cultivar AL8/78 chromosome 6, Aet v6.0, whole genome shotgun sequence genomic window:
- the LOC109732795 gene encoding uncharacterized protein isoform X1, whose translation MYGHRGAMMGSGGVSDGYEGSKRPRMMESNPYFAVNAGSPLDVSKRARMMEPGPPYFAGMGSSAGGSGSGFYPTYGGNMAGAAGVNSGIQNFPAVRLRGLPFDCEDVDISKFFAGLDIVDCLLVHKNGRFSGEAFVVFPSSMQAEFALHRNRQNMGRRYVEVFRCKKQDYYSAIAAEVNQGGGALLEPEHRHSSPPLRSRRLSEDKSSMEYTEVLKLRGLPYSATIEDIIKFFVEYELTEENVHIAYRGDGRATGEAFVEFPTAEVAKTAMCKDKMTIGTRYVELFPSTPEEASRAKPRGRQ comes from the exons atGTACGGGCACCGCGG GGCAATGATGGGAAGCGGGGGGGTTTCGGATGGGTACGAGGGATCAAAGAGGCCACGAATGATGGAATCGAATCCATACTTCGCAGTGAACGCAGGGAGCCCGTTGGACGTCTCAAAGCGGGCCAGGATGATGGAGCCAGGCCCCCCATATTTTGCAGGCATGGGAAGCAGCGctggcggcagcggcagcggcttCTACCCTACCTATGGCGGCAACATGGCTGGTGCTGCAGGGGTTAACAGTGGCATCCAAAACTTTCCAGCGGTCCGTCTGCGAGGGCTCCCTTTTGACTGCGAGGATGTTGACATCAGCAAGTTTTTCGCTGGGCTGGACATAGTGGACTGCCTCCTGGTCCACAAGAATGGGCGCTTCTCTGGCGAGGCCTTTGTTGTCTTCCCTTCATCAATGCAAGCGGAGTTTGCGCTGCACCGCAACAGGCAGAACATGGGCAGGAGGTACGTGGAGGTTTTCAGATGCAAGAAGCAGGATTACTACAGCGCAATAGCCGCCGAGGTGAACCAGGGTGGTGGTGCCCTCCTTGAGCCGGAGCACCGGCACTCGTCGCCTCCTCTGCGGTCCAGGAGGCTGTCTGAAGACAAGAGCAGCATGGAGTACACTGAGGTGCTGAAGCTGCGCGGGCTCCCCTACTCCGCCACCATCGAGGACATCATCAAGTTCTTTGTGGAGTACGAGCTGACGGAGGAGAACGTGCACATCGCGTACCGCGGGGACGGCAGGGCCACTGGCGAAGCCTTTGTTGAGTTCCCGACGGCCGAGGTTGCCAAGACTGCCATGTGCAAGGATAAGATGACCATCGGGACGAGGTACGTGGAGCTGTTCCCGTCGACCCCGGAGGAGGCGAGCAGGGCGAAGCCGCGAGGCAGGCAGTGA
- the LOC109732795 gene encoding uncharacterized protein isoform X2: MMEPGPPYFAGMGSSAGGSGSGFYPTYGGNMAGAAGVNSGIQNFPAVRLRGLPFDCEDVDISKFFAGLDIVDCLLVHKNGRFSGEAFVVFPSSMQAEFALHRNRQNMGRRYVEVFRCKKQDYYSAIAAEVNQGGGALLEPEHRHSSPPLRSRRLSEDKSSMEYTEVLKLRGLPYSATIEDIIKFFVEYELTEENVHIAYRGDGRATGEAFVEFPTAEVAKTAMCKDKMTIGTRYVELFPSTPEEASRAKPRGRQ, translated from the coding sequence ATGATGGAGCCAGGCCCCCCATATTTTGCAGGCATGGGAAGCAGCGctggcggcagcggcagcggcttCTACCCTACCTATGGCGGCAACATGGCTGGTGCTGCAGGGGTTAACAGTGGCATCCAAAACTTTCCAGCGGTCCGTCTGCGAGGGCTCCCTTTTGACTGCGAGGATGTTGACATCAGCAAGTTTTTCGCTGGGCTGGACATAGTGGACTGCCTCCTGGTCCACAAGAATGGGCGCTTCTCTGGCGAGGCCTTTGTTGTCTTCCCTTCATCAATGCAAGCGGAGTTTGCGCTGCACCGCAACAGGCAGAACATGGGCAGGAGGTACGTGGAGGTTTTCAGATGCAAGAAGCAGGATTACTACAGCGCAATAGCCGCCGAGGTGAACCAGGGTGGTGGTGCCCTCCTTGAGCCGGAGCACCGGCACTCGTCGCCTCCTCTGCGGTCCAGGAGGCTGTCTGAAGACAAGAGCAGCATGGAGTACACTGAGGTGCTGAAGCTGCGCGGGCTCCCCTACTCCGCCACCATCGAGGACATCATCAAGTTCTTTGTGGAGTACGAGCTGACGGAGGAGAACGTGCACATCGCGTACCGCGGGGACGGCAGGGCCACTGGCGAAGCCTTTGTTGAGTTCCCGACGGCCGAGGTTGCCAAGACTGCCATGTGCAAGGATAAGATGACCATCGGGACGAGGTACGTGGAGCTGTTCCCGTCGACCCCGGAGGAGGCGAGCAGGGCGAAGCCGCGAGGCAGGCAGTGA